The Roseovarius indicus genome has a segment encoding these proteins:
- the xdhA gene encoding xanthine dehydrogenase small subunit, translating to MDISFRLNGEAIELAGVSPTETLLDWLRERRRLTGTKEGCNEGDCGACTVMVSDAQGAKALNACILFLPQLHGKAVRTVEGISGPDGTLHPVQRAMIEHHGSQCGFCTPGFIVSMAVAHLNGESDFDTALAGNLCRCTGYAPIIRAAEAAAKEPVPEWLREDLAAVASAPALPETSDELAALLERAPETVLVAGATDVGLWVTKQLRELAPVAFLHRCRDLQEVEETEAGLRVGAGVTLDRLMREMRGRHPYFAGLIRRYGSVQVRGAATIGGNIANGSPIGDGPPALIALGAVLHLRKGDVRRELPLEDFFLDYGKQDRAKGEFVEAVTIPAQADRLRCYKLSKRFDQDISAVCGCFNITVEDGVVSGARIAFGGMAGVPKRAAHVEAAIVGQPWTLETVEAAAEAWETDFTPLSDMRASARYRLESARNLLGRYFHEDQGQATSVLEVSA from the coding sequence ATGGACATTTCCTTTCGGTTGAACGGGGAGGCCATCGAACTTGCCGGGGTGTCGCCCACCGAGACCCTGCTTGACTGGCTTCGCGAGCGTCGGCGGCTGACCGGCACCAAGGAGGGCTGCAACGAGGGCGATTGCGGCGCCTGCACGGTGATGGTGAGCGATGCACAGGGGGCGAAGGCGCTGAACGCCTGCATCCTGTTCCTGCCGCAGCTGCATGGGAAAGCCGTTCGCACGGTCGAGGGGATCAGCGGGCCGGATGGCACGCTGCACCCGGTGCAGCGGGCGATGATCGAACATCACGGGTCGCAATGCGGGTTCTGCACGCCGGGGTTCATCGTGTCGATGGCGGTGGCGCATTTGAACGGCGAGAGCGATTTCGACACGGCGCTGGCGGGGAACCTGTGCCGGTGCACGGGGTACGCGCCGATCATCCGGGCGGCGGAGGCGGCGGCGAAAGAGCCGGTGCCGGAGTGGCTGCGAGAGGATTTGGCGGCGGTGGCCTCTGCCCCGGCTTTGCCCGAGACGTCGGACGAGCTGGCGGCGTTGCTGGAGCGGGCGCCGGAGACGGTGCTGGTGGCGGGCGCCACGGATGTGGGGCTATGGGTGACCAAGCAGTTGCGGGAGCTGGCGCCGGTGGCGTTCCTGCACCGCTGCCGGGATTTGCAGGAGGTTGAGGAGACGGAGGCGGGCCTGCGTGTGGGCGCGGGGGTGACGCTTGACCGGCTGATGCGGGAAATGCGCGGGCGGCATCCGTACTTTGCCGGGCTGATCCGGCGGTATGGCTCTGTTCAGGTGCGGGGGGCGGCGACGATTGGCGGGAATATTGCCAATGGGTCGCCCATTGGCGACGGGCCGCCAGCGTTGATTGCGCTGGGGGCGGTGTTGCATCTGCGGAAGGGCGATGTGCGGCGGGAGCTGCCGCTTGAGGATTTCTTCCTCGACTATGGCAAGCAGGATCGGGCCAAGGGCGAGTTCGTCGAGGCGGTGACCATTCCGGCGCAGGCCGACCGGTTGCGCTGTTACAAGCTGTCGAAACGGTTCGATCAGGATATTTCCGCCGTGTGCGGGTGTTTCAACATCACCGTCGAGGATGGCGTTGTGAGCGGGGCGCGGATTGCGTTTGGTGGCATGGCGGGGGTTCCGAAGCGCGCGGCGCATGTGGAGGCGGCGATTGTCGGTCAGCCCTGGACGCTGGAAACGGTGGAGGCCGCGGCGGAGGCGTGGGAGACGGATTTCACCCCGCTTTCCGACATGCGCGCCTCGGCCCGGTACCGGCTGGAGAGTGCGCGGAACCTGCTGGGGCGGTACTTCCACGAGGATCAGGGTCAGGCGACGAGCGTGTTGGAGGTGTCAGCATGA
- the dnaE gene encoding DNA polymerase III subunit alpha: protein MSSTPRFIHLRVHTEYSLLEGAVRLKKLPGLCEAADMPAVAVTDTNNMFAALEFSVTAQGAGIQPIMGCQVDVQYVTPAPGERPKAPAPVVLLAQSERGYENLMKLNSCLYLRGDGQLPHVTVEELERHSEAVICLSGGPDGPVGRLLQAGQRPAAETLMRDLHKAFGDRLYVELQRHPGEAGAPENERLTERGFVEMAYAMNIPLVATNDVYFPQEKMYEAHDAMICVAEGAYVDQSQPRRRLTAQHYFKSPQEMATLFADLPEAIENTVKIAKRCAFGAYRRDPILPRFADDEVDELRRQAKEGLEARLAVIPHAAPVEEYEKRLEFELGIIEGMGFPGYFLIVADFIKWGKEHDIPVGPGRGSGAGSLVAYALTITDLDPLRYSLLFERFLNPERVSMPDFDIDFCMDRREEVIQYVQRKYGRDKVGQIITFGALLSKAAVRDIGRVLQMPYGQVDRLSKMIPVEGVKPVSIEKALQQEDRLREEARSEEVVDRLLKYGMQVEGLLRNASTHAAGVVIGDRPLDELVPLYQDPRSDMPATQFNMKWVEQAGLVKFDFLGLKTLTVIQNAIEQIHASGRDLHTAADGSTIYEPFDGAENDIGQIPLDDPKTYELYARAKTVAVFQVESSGMMDALKRMKPTCIEDIVALVALYRPGPMENIPKYCEVKNGLSKRDYLHPSVDHILDETQGIIVYQEQVMQIAQEMAGYSLGGADLLRRAMGKKIQEAMDAERPKFIAGAKENGVDDDKALEVWNLLDKFANYGFNKSHAAAYAVVSYQTAWLKANHPVEFMAGVMNCDIHLTDKLATYFEEVKHALELPYVPPCVNRTDATFKVRDGALHYALGALKNVGVEAMRLITEGRGEKPFVTLFDFARRADLKRIGKRPLEMLARAGAFDELDRNRRRVFDNVERLMNYSAAIHEQKNSNQVSLFGEAGDDLPEPRLSPVEDWLPAERLTEEFKAVGFYLSGHPLDDYAAPLKRKDVKTLAEVTEHARRGAAVVKMAGVVAGRQERRSARGNRFAFVQLSDTTGSFEVTVFSDTLEASRDHLETGSMVVLTVEATMEEDQLKLLARVIQPADTVVADAGASGLRIFVEDAGAVPSVATVLEKSADAKGGRGPIYFCLLDQALPGEVEIAAGRDYPVSPQIKGALRSLPGVAMVEEI, encoded by the coding sequence ATGAGCAGCACCCCCCGATTCATCCACCTCCGCGTCCATACCGAATACTCCCTCCTCGAAGGCGCCGTGCGGCTGAAAAAGCTGCCGGGCCTGTGCGAGGCGGCCGACATGCCGGCCGTGGCCGTCACCGACACCAACAACATGTTCGCGGCGCTCGAATTCTCGGTCACGGCCCAGGGGGCGGGCATCCAGCCGATCATGGGCTGCCAGGTCGATGTGCAATACGTCACCCCCGCGCCGGGCGAACGCCCGAAAGCCCCGGCGCCCGTCGTGCTGCTCGCGCAGTCCGAGCGCGGCTACGAAAACCTGATGAAGCTCAACTCCTGCCTCTACCTGCGCGGCGACGGGCAGCTGCCCCATGTCACGGTGGAAGAGCTGGAGCGCCATTCCGAGGCCGTCATCTGCCTCTCCGGCGGCCCTGATGGCCCGGTGGGCCGCCTCCTGCAGGCGGGCCAGCGCCCCGCCGCCGAAACGCTCATGCGCGACCTGCACAAGGCCTTCGGCGACCGGCTTTACGTGGAACTCCAGCGCCACCCCGGCGAGGCCGGCGCGCCCGAGAACGAACGCCTGACGGAACGCGGCTTCGTCGAGATGGCCTACGCGATGAACATCCCGCTCGTCGCCACCAACGACGTCTATTTCCCGCAGGAAAAGATGTACGAGGCCCACGACGCCATGATCTGCGTCGCCGAGGGCGCCTATGTCGACCAGTCCCAGCCCCGCCGCCGCCTGACCGCCCAGCACTATTTCAAGTCGCCGCAGGAGATGGCCACGCTCTTCGCCGACCTGCCCGAGGCCATCGAGAACACCGTCAAGATCGCCAAGCGCTGCGCCTTCGGCGCCTACCGGCGCGACCCGATCCTGCCGCGCTTCGCCGATGACGAGGTCGACGAGCTGCGCCGTCAGGCCAAGGAAGGGCTGGAAGCCCGCCTCGCCGTCATCCCCCACGCCGCACCGGTGGAAGAGTACGAGAAGCGCCTCGAATTCGAGCTGGGCATCATCGAAGGCATGGGCTTCCCCGGTTACTTCCTGATCGTGGCCGACTTCATCAAGTGGGGGAAGGAACACGACATTCCCGTGGGCCCCGGCCGGGGCTCGGGCGCGGGCTCCCTCGTGGCCTATGCGCTCACCATCACCGACCTCGACCCGCTGCGCTACTCGCTGCTCTTCGAACGGTTCCTCAACCCCGAGCGGGTCTCCATGCCCGACTTCGACATCGACTTCTGCATGGACCGCCGCGAGGAGGTGATCCAGTACGTCCAGCGCAAATACGGCCGCGACAAGGTGGGCCAGATCATCACCTTCGGCGCACTGCTCTCCAAGGCCGCCGTCCGCGACATCGGCCGCGTCCTGCAAATGCCCTATGGTCAGGTCGACCGCCTCTCCAAGATGATCCCCGTCGAGGGCGTCAAACCCGTCTCGATCGAAAAGGCCCTGCAACAGGAAGACCGCCTCCGCGAAGAGGCCCGCTCCGAAGAAGTGGTCGACCGCCTCCTGAAATACGGCATGCAGGTCGAGGGCCTCCTGCGCAACGCCTCCACCCACGCCGCCGGCGTGGTGATCGGCGACCGCCCCCTTGATGAGCTGGTGCCCCTCTACCAGGACCCCCGCTCCGACATGCCCGCGACCCAGTTCAACATGAAATGGGTCGAGCAGGCGGGCCTCGTGAAGTTCGACTTCCTCGGACTCAAGACCCTCACCGTCATTCAAAACGCCATCGAACAGATCCACGCCTCGGGCCGCGACCTGCACACCGCCGCCGATGGCAGCACCATCTACGAACCCTTCGACGGGGCCGAGAACGATATCGGCCAGATCCCCCTCGACGACCCCAAGACCTATGAGCTTTACGCCCGCGCCAAGACAGTCGCCGTGTTCCAGGTGGAAAGCTCGGGCATGATGGACGCGCTCAAGCGCATGAAACCCACCTGCATCGAGGATATCGTCGCGCTCGTGGCCCTCTACCGCCCCGGCCCGATGGAGAACATCCCGAAATACTGCGAGGTCAAGAACGGCCTTTCGAAACGCGACTACCTGCACCCCTCGGTCGACCATATCCTCGACGAGACGCAGGGCATCATCGTCTACCAGGAACAGGTGATGCAGATCGCGCAGGAGATGGCCGGCTATTCCCTCGGCGGCGCCGACCTTCTCCGCCGCGCGATGGGCAAGAAGATCCAGGAAGCGATGGATGCCGAGCGGCCCAAGTTCATCGCCGGGGCCAAGGAAAACGGCGTCGACGACGACAAGGCGCTGGAAGTCTGGAACCTGCTCGACAAATTCGCCAACTACGGCTTCAACAAGTCCCACGCCGCCGCCTACGCCGTCGTCAGCTACCAGACGGCCTGGCTCAAGGCCAACCACCCGGTCGAGTTCATGGCCGGCGTCATGAACTGCGATATCCACCTCACCGACAAGCTCGCCACCTATTTCGAAGAGGTGAAGCACGCGCTCGAGCTGCCTTACGTGCCGCCCTGCGTGAACCGCACCGATGCGACCTTCAAGGTCAGGGACGGCGCGCTGCACTACGCGCTGGGCGCGCTCAAGAACGTGGGCGTCGAGGCCATGCGCCTCATCACCGAGGGCAGGGGAGAGAAACCCTTCGTCACCCTTTTCGACTTCGCCCGCCGCGCCGACCTCAAGCGCATCGGCAAGCGCCCGCTGGAGATGCTGGCCCGGGCCGGTGCCTTCGACGAGCTCGACCGCAACCGCCGCCGCGTCTTCGATAATGTCGAACGGCTGATGAACTACTCCGCCGCGATCCACGAGCAGAAGAACTCCAACCAGGTCTCGCTCTTCGGCGAGGCGGGCGACGACCTGCCCGAGCCGCGGCTTTCCCCGGTCGAAGACTGGCTCCCCGCCGAACGCCTCACCGAGGAGTTCAAGGCGGTGGGCTTCTACCTCTCCGGCCACCCGCTCGACGACTACGCCGCGCCCTTGAAGCGCAAGGATGTGAAAACCCTGGCCGAGGTCACCGAGCATGCCCGTCGCGGCGCGGCGGTGGTCAAGATGGCGGGCGTCGTCGCCGGCCGGCAGGAACGCCGCTCGGCCCGCGGCAACCGCTTCGCCTTCGTCCAGCTCTCCGACACCACCGGCAGTTTCGAGGTCACGGTCTTCTCCGACACGCTCGAAGCCTCCCGCGACCACCTGGAAACCGGCTCCATGGTCGTCCTGACCGTCGAGGCCACGATGGAGGAAGACCAGCTCAAGCTCCTCGCCCGCGTCATCCAGCCCGCCGACACCGTGGTGGCCGACGCCGGCGCCTCGGGCCTGCGCATCTTCGTCGAGGATGCGGGCGCGGTTCCTTCAGTCGCCACGGTTCTCGAAAAATCCGCCGACGCCAAGGGCGGGCGCGGCCCGATCTATTTCTGCCTCCTCGATCAGGCGCTGCCCGGCGAGGTGGAAATCGCGGCCGGGCGCGACTACCCGGTCTCGCCCCAGATCAAGGGCGCCCTGCGCTCCCTGCCGGGCGTCGCCATGGTCGAGGAAATCTGA
- a CDS encoding DUF2076 domain-containing protein yields the protein MAMRIASACLSLMLVASCGAEMAEVPRLADESIAEDAPKMSVAAQRSPQPSTGGFLSALFGGTRQAPQPEAAAPGSTEADVTEASVPAADAVKSDIAFGTRLPYGRVAKICGVADRQLGEKIAQYPERRPKHRLYDSAPGSTRPHTFYITGFDDGCARQFTAAMAVFGSVEMHEQLRYGLPAEVQPYSDTDKAYEKLKRRVCNKPRRKPCGSRIGQMAKDTVFLSVYERFGGNSQWMNILLHGGDIVAQDRKSGL from the coding sequence TTGGCAATGCGCATTGCGTCGGCCTGTCTGTCACTGATGCTCGTGGCCTCCTGCGGGGCCGAGATGGCCGAGGTACCGCGGCTGGCCGATGAGTCCATCGCGGAAGACGCGCCGAAAATGTCGGTCGCCGCGCAGCGCAGCCCGCAGCCCTCCACCGGCGGCTTCCTCTCGGCCCTCTTCGGCGGCACCCGGCAGGCGCCCCAGCCCGAAGCCGCGGCCCCGGGCAGCACCGAGGCCGACGTCACCGAGGCCTCCGTCCCGGCCGCCGACGCCGTGAAAAGCGACATCGCCTTCGGCACCCGGCTGCCCTATGGCAGGGTCGCGAAAATCTGCGGCGTCGCCGACCGCCAGCTTGGCGAGAAAATCGCCCAATACCCCGAGCGCCGCCCGAAACACCGGCTCTACGACAGCGCCCCGGGAAGCACCCGGCCGCACACCTTCTACATCACCGGCTTCGACGACGGCTGCGCGCGGCAGTTCACCGCCGCGATGGCCGTTTTCGGCTCGGTCGAAATGCATGAACAGCTGCGCTATGGCCTGCCGGCCGAGGTGCAGCCCTATTCCGACACCGACAAGGCCTATGAGAAACTCAAGCGCCGGGTCTGCAACAAGCCGCGCCGCAAGCCCTGCGGAAGCCGCATCGGCCAGATGGCCAAGGATACCGTCTTCCTCAGCGTCTATGAACGCTTCGGCGGCAATTCCCAATGGATGAACATCCTGCTCCACGGCGGCGACATCGTCGCCCAGGACCGCAAGTCAGGTCTCTGA
- a CDS encoding SlyX family protein, with the protein MQELEEHIANLARVVDDLSDVVARQETEIGQLKRRVALLLQREAERESDSSGAAAFGDERPPHY; encoded by the coding sequence ATGCAGGAGCTTGAAGAACACATCGCCAACCTGGCCCGCGTCGTCGACGACCTGTCCGACGTCGTGGCCCGGCAGGAAACCGAAATCGGCCAATTGAAGCGGCGGGTGGCGCTGCTGTTGCAGCGGGAGGCGGAGCGGGAGAGCGACAGTTCCGGCGCCGCGGCCTTTGGCGACGAGCGGCCGCCGCATTACTGA
- the hisS gene encoding histidine--tRNA ligase, whose translation MAKTKKQPRPKAETPKGFRDYFGAEVSERAEMLQKIAAVYHRYGFDALESSAVETVEALGKFLPDVDRPNEGVFAWQEADEDGKGDWLALRYDLTAPLARVYAQHRNDLPTPYRRFAMGPVWRNEKPGPGRYRQFYQCDADTVGTASMAADSEICAMLADTLEEVGIPRGDYLIRVNNRKVLNGVLESMGLADDEERSAAVMRTIDKFDKVGEAGVRELLGKGRLDASGAYIDGVGLTDDQADPVLTFLTSKADDMAETFANLRKAVGDSTMGQEGVAELEQIADLLAAQGYGPDRIVIDPSVVRGLGYYTGPVFEAELTFEIFDEKGRKRQFGSVAGGGRYDDLVKRFTGQAVPATGISIGVDRLLAALREKGRIGGTATGPVVVTVMDRDRMADYQAMVGELRQAGIRAEVYLGNPKNFGNQLKYADKRNSPVAIIEGGDEKEKGIVQIKDLVLGAKIAENATLEEWKERPSQFEVPRGDMVAKVREILDGQGG comes from the coding sequence ATGGCCAAGACCAAGAAACAGCCCCGCCCCAAGGCCGAAACCCCCAAGGGGTTCCGCGACTATTTCGGCGCGGAAGTCAGCGAACGCGCAGAGATGCTGCAGAAGATCGCGGCGGTCTACCATCGCTACGGGTTCGACGCGCTGGAATCGAGCGCGGTCGAGACGGTCGAGGCGCTTGGCAAGTTCCTCCCCGATGTCGACCGCCCCAACGAGGGCGTCTTCGCCTGGCAGGAAGCCGATGAGGACGGCAAGGGCGACTGGCTCGCCCTCCGCTATGACCTGACCGCGCCCTTGGCCCGCGTCTACGCCCAGCACCGCAACGACCTGCCGACCCCCTACCGCCGCTTCGCAATGGGGCCGGTCTGGCGCAACGAAAAGCCGGGTCCGGGCCGCTACCGCCAGTTCTACCAATGCGACGCCGACACCGTCGGCACCGCCAGTATGGCCGCCGATTCCGAGATCTGCGCCATGCTCGCCGACACGCTGGAAGAGGTCGGCATCCCGCGCGGCGATTACCTGATCCGGGTGAACAACCGGAAGGTTCTGAACGGCGTGCTGGAAAGCATGGGGCTTGCGGACGACGAAGAGCGCAGCGCCGCCGTCATGCGCACCATCGACAAGTTCGACAAGGTGGGCGAAGCCGGCGTGCGCGAGCTGCTCGGCAAGGGCCGGCTCGACGCGTCGGGCGCCTATATCGACGGGGTAGGGCTCACCGACGATCAGGCCGACCCCGTGCTGACCTTCCTGACCTCCAAGGCCGACGACATGGCCGAAACCTTCGCCAACCTCCGCAAAGCGGTCGGCGACAGCACGATGGGGCAGGAAGGCGTCGCCGAACTCGAACAGATCGCCGACCTCCTCGCCGCCCAGGGCTACGGCCCCGACCGCATCGTCATCGACCCCTCCGTCGTGCGCGGCCTCGGCTACTACACCGGCCCCGTCTTCGAGGCCGAGCTCACCTTCGAGATCTTCGACGAAAAAGGCCGAAAGCGCCAGTTCGGCTCCGTCGCCGGCGGCGGCCGGTACGACGACCTCGTCAAGCGCTTCACCGGCCAGGCCGTTCCCGCTACCGGCATCTCCATCGGCGTCGACCGCCTGCTCGCCGCGCTGCGCGAAAAGGGCCGCATCGGCGGCACCGCCACCGGCCCCGTCGTCGTCACCGTGATGGACCGCGACCGCATGGCCGATTACCAGGCGATGGTCGGCGAACTCCGCCAGGCCGGCATCCGCGCCGAGGTCTATCTCGGCAATCCGAAGAACTTCGGCAACCAGCTCAAATACGCCGACAAGCGCAACTCCCCCGTCGCCATCATCGAGGGCGGCGACGAAAAGGAGAAGGGCATCGTCCAGATCAAGGACCTGGTCCTTGGCGCAAAAATCGCCGAGAACGCCACGCTCGAGGAGTGGAAGGAACGCCCCAGCCAGTTCGAGGTCCCGCGCGGCGACATGGTCGCCAAGGTCCGCGAAATCCTGGACGGGCAGGGCGGATGA
- a CDS encoding ATP phosphoribosyltransferase regulatory subunit produces the protein MTNRAAIRAEAMRLRGLFEAAGAEPVETGILQPADLLLDLYGEDIRARAYVTSDALRGEQMLRPDFTVPVVQMHMAHGAEPACYTYAGEVFRRQEDDPDRANEYTQAGFEVFDRTNPEAADARVFALFHQVLAPLKLRAATGDIGILMAAVEGLRTSERRKAALRRHIWRPKRFRALIDRYAARARVPESRAALLAATDPMAHAAPMIGLRSETEIRQRIDILREDAAAAPLSENEVALLDAILAVRETSDNALEQLRDIAVDMPAIAPAIDRLARRLDALGDAGIDVTALDFEASYGRTQMEYYDGFVFGFYAERRPDLPPVATGGRYDALTRQLGRGREIPAVGGVIRPGLVIDLGGAA, from the coding sequence ATGACCAACCGTGCCGCGATCCGGGCCGAGGCGATGCGCCTGCGCGGCCTGTTCGAGGCGGCGGGGGCGGAGCCGGTGGAAACCGGTATCCTGCAACCCGCCGACCTCCTCCTCGATCTCTATGGCGAGGATATCCGCGCCCGCGCCTATGTCACCTCCGACGCGCTTCGGGGCGAGCAGATGCTGCGCCCCGACTTCACCGTGCCGGTCGTGCAGATGCACATGGCCCACGGCGCCGAACCCGCCTGCTACACCTACGCGGGCGAGGTCTTCCGCCGCCAGGAAGATGACCCCGACCGCGCCAACGAATACACCCAGGCCGGCTTCGAGGTCTTCGACCGCACCAACCCCGAGGCCGCCGACGCCCGCGTCTTCGCGCTCTTCCACCAGGTGCTCGCACCCCTGAAGCTGCGCGCCGCCACCGGCGATATCGGCATCCTCATGGCCGCCGTCGAGGGCCTGCGCACCTCCGAACGCCGCAAGGCGGCCCTGCGCCGCCACATCTGGCGCCCCAAACGCTTCCGCGCACTCATCGACCGCTACGCCGCCCGTGCCCGCGTGCCCGAAAGCCGCGCCGCCCTTTTGGCCGCCACCGACCCGATGGCCCATGCCGCACCGATGATCGGCCTGCGCAGCGAGACCGAGATCCGCCAGCGGATCGACATCCTCCGCGAAGACGCCGCCGCCGCCCCCCTTTCGGAAAACGAGGTCGCGCTCCTCGACGCCATCCTCGCCGTGCGCGAAACCTCCGACAACGCCCTCGAACAGCTCCGCGACATCGCCGTCGACATGCCCGCCATCGCCCCGGCGATCGACCGGCTGGCCCGCCGCCTCGACGCCCTCGGCGACGCGGGCATCGACGTCACAGCGCTCGATTTCGAGGCCAGCTACGGCCGCACCCAGATGGAATATTACGACGGCTTCGTCTTCGGCTTCTACGCCGAACGCCGCCCCGATCTGCCGCCCGTCGCCACAGGCGGCCGCTACGATGCGCTGACCCGGCAACTGGGCCGCGGCCGCGAAATCCCCGCCGTCGGCGGCGTCATCCGTCCCGGCCTCGTCATCGACCTCGGAGGTGCGGCATGA
- the hisG gene encoding ATP phosphoribosyltransferase — protein sequence MSVKLGVPSKGRLMEKTFEWFGARGIGLGRAGSDREYAGFVDGIDNVELVLLSAGEIPRELAAGRIHLGVTGTDLVREKLGQWEHRVEELAELGFGHADLVLAVPRAWVDVGTLDDLDAVAAAFRAKHGFRLRIATKYHRLVREFLRENGVADYQLVDSQGATEGTVKNETAEAIADITSSGDTLRANHLKTLDDGLILRSQATLFRARGVDMEPEDRTTLKQLIAKLGVD from the coding sequence ATGAGCGTGAAGCTTGGCGTCCCCTCCAAGGGCCGGCTGATGGAGAAGACCTTCGAATGGTTCGGCGCCCGCGGCATCGGCCTCGGCCGGGCCGGGTCCGACCGTGAATACGCGGGCTTCGTCGACGGCATCGACAATGTCGAGCTGGTGCTGCTCTCCGCTGGCGAAATCCCTCGCGAACTGGCGGCGGGCCGCATCCACCTCGGCGTCACCGGCACCGACCTCGTGCGCGAGAAGCTGGGCCAGTGGGAACACCGGGTCGAGGAACTGGCCGAGCTGGGCTTCGGCCATGCCGACCTCGTCCTCGCCGTCCCCCGCGCCTGGGTCGACGTGGGCACGCTCGACGACCTCGACGCCGTCGCCGCCGCCTTCCGGGCGAAACACGGCTTCCGCCTGCGCATCGCCACCAAGTACCACCGCCTCGTCCGGGAATTCCTGCGCGAGAACGGCGTCGCCGACTACCAGCTCGTCGACAGCCAGGGCGCCACCGAAGGCACCGTCAAGAACGAAACCGCCGAGGCCATCGCCGATATCACCTCGTCGGGCGACACCCTGCGCGCCAACCACCTCAAGACGCTCGACGACGGGCTGATCCTGCGCAGCCAGGCCACGCTCTTCCGCGCCCGCGGCGTCGACATGGAGCCGGAAGACCGCACGACCCTGAAACAACTGATCGCCAAGCTGGGCGTCGACTGA
- a CDS encoding outer membrane protein — MKRALSLFVAATLTTAGPALAGSLQDPVVEQPVIVPADPAPQIPNWTGFYLGSEIGYYNVDTNFPAIDGDDWISGFTAGYDYDFGNFVLGTAVDYDWTSLNIAPGVQMENVMRVKVRGGLKMGRGLAYATTGYANMDTNIVGDVDGYFVGGGYDYMVGDHLTVGGEVLYHDFDSFTGTPVSAEATSVAVRTVFKF; from the coding sequence ATGAAACGTGCGCTTTCCCTGTTCGTGGCCGCCACCCTGACCACCGCAGGCCCTGCGCTGGCAGGCAGCCTGCAAGACCCCGTCGTCGAGCAACCGGTCATCGTACCCGCCGACCCCGCTCCGCAGATCCCGAACTGGACCGGCTTCTACCTGGGTTCGGAAATCGGCTATTACAACGTCGACACCAACTTCCCCGCCATCGACGGCGACGACTGGATCTCCGGTTTCACCGCTGGCTACGACTACGACTTCGGCAACTTCGTGCTCGGCACGGCTGTCGACTATGACTGGACCAGCCTGAACATCGCACCGGGCGTGCAGATGGAAAACGTCATGCGCGTCAAGGTTCGCGGCGGTCTGAAAATGGGCCGTGGCCTGGCCTACGCCACCACCGGCTATGCCAACATGGACACCAACATCGTGGGCGATGTCGACGGTTACTTCGTCGGCGGCGGCTATGACTACATGGTGGGCGATCACCTGACCGTGGGCGGCGAAGTCCTGTATCACGACTTCGACAGCTTCACCGGCACCCCGGTGAGCGCGGAAGCGACCTCGGTCGCCGTGCGGACGGTTTTCAAGTTCTGA
- a CDS encoding outer membrane protein, producing the protein MKRTLTVLAATSALVAGPALAGSLEPAPQEQPVTAPVPQPVNYGPDWTGFYAGGQLGYGNVETSAPGLDGDGAIGGLTFGYDYDLGNWVVGAGMDYDFADISLSPANTLENVYRVKLRSGYKVGDGLIYGTGGYANADVSGAGDDDGYFVGAGYEHLVGENLSVGGEVLYHEFDNFNSTTTDVEATTVQVRGTFRF; encoded by the coding sequence ATGAAGAGAACGCTTACCGTACTTGCGGCAACCTCCGCGCTCGTCGCCGGCCCCGCGCTGGCAGGCAGCCTCGAGCCCGCCCCGCAGGAACAGCCGGTCACGGCGCCGGTTCCGCAGCCCGTGAACTATGGCCCCGACTGGACCGGCTTCTACGCCGGTGGTCAGCTGGGCTATGGCAACGTCGAGACCAGCGCCCCCGGCCTTGATGGCGACGGCGCCATCGGCGGTCTGACCTTCGGGTACGACTACGACCTCGGCAACTGGGTCGTGGGTGCCGGCATGGACTATGACTTTGCCGACATCTCGCTGTCGCCCGCGAACACGCTCGAGAACGTGTATCGCGTGAAACTGCGCAGCGGCTACAAGGTCGGCGACGGCCTGATCTACGGCACCGGCGGTTATGCCAATGCCGATGTCAGCGGCGCAGGCGACGACGACGGCTATTTCGTCGGCGCGGGCTATGAGCACCTTGTCGGCGAAAACCTGTCGGTTGGCGGCGAGGTTCTGTACCACGAGTTCGACAATTTCAACTCGACCACCACCGACGTCGAAGCGACGACGGTTCAGGTGCGCGGTACCTTCCGCTTCTGA
- a CDS encoding DUF1489 family protein, which yields MAKLHLIKLSVGSKNVESMSDWQATRRAQTEDGLPRHITRMWPRRADEVLDGGSLYWVIQGLVQCRQRILRFDEVIGQDGIRRCAIVLDPEIVRTTTAQKRPFQGWRYLQPGDAPGDLPASRQDEDALPAGLSAALADIGVL from the coding sequence ATGGCCAAACTGCATCTCATCAAACTCAGCGTCGGTTCGAAGAACGTGGAAAGCATGTCGGACTGGCAGGCGACCCGCCGGGCGCAGACCGAGGACGGGCTGCCCCGTCACATCACCCGGATGTGGCCGCGGCGGGCGGACGAGGTGCTGGATGGCGGCTCGCTTTACTGGGTGATCCAGGGGCTGGTGCAGTGCCGTCAGCGGATCCTGCGGTTCGACGAGGTGATCGGGCAGGACGGGATCAGGCGCTGTGCCATCGTGCTGGACCCGGAGATCGTCCGGACGACCACCGCGCAGAAGCGGCCGTTCCAGGGGTGGCGGTACCTGCAGCCGGGCGATGCGCCGGGCGATCTGCCGGCGTCGCGGCAGGACGAGGACGCCCTGCCCGCCGGGCTGTCGGCGGCGCTGGCCGATATCGGGGTTTTGTGA